The following coding sequences lie in one Sphingomonas sp. M1-B02 genomic window:
- a CDS encoding alpha/beta hydrolase family protein: protein MKIWSTTLGASLLVAVPAHGQSADAQKFGSREAVLQASLSPDGSKIAMISPVGAGAAVLVAPVDGSAAPKPILSSSGKPDQLRYCRWSTPARLICSVYFIEFTGATMVAYTRLVAVNADGSGLKQLTARANSEALGAAQFGGDILDWLPEDSGSAVLMERTFVPEATTGRLVARTSGGLGVERVDTVSLKRSTVEQPKGNAFGYWTDGHGAVRILGIRPNTTTGYDGNRLLYSYRLPGSRDWQDLSEVTITPQGTKGFVPLAVDRALNAVYGYDNQNGRSALYRIALDGSMKRELVFEHGVVDVDSLIRIGRQQRVVGLSYATEKRRGVFFDPELKALATSLSKALPGQPIVTFIDASADESKLLLFAGGDSDAGNYYLLDRKTKKMAEVSPVRPQLGGVRLAKVTPITFPAADGTMIPGYLTLPAGSDGKNLPGIVMPHGGPGARDEWGFDWLSQYYAARGFAVLQPNFRGSAGYGDAWFRKNGFQSWQTAVGDVNDGGRWLLKQGIAAPGKLGIVGWSYGGYAALQSQVLDADLFKAIVAIAPVTDLETLRKESENFTNYKQVDAFIGRGAHVREGSPAQNVDRIKAPVLLFHGDKDLNVGVGESRLMASRLRSAGKKVDYVEFDGLDHQLEDDKARIQMLDQSDRFLRTAMGLPAKP from the coding sequence ATGAAGATTTGGTCCACGACGCTTGGCGCATCGCTGCTTGTTGCCGTACCGGCCCACGGTCAAAGCGCCGACGCGCAGAAATTCGGGTCGCGGGAGGCCGTACTTCAGGCCAGCCTGTCTCCCGACGGCAGCAAGATCGCGATGATTTCGCCGGTCGGCGCCGGCGCCGCAGTTTTGGTCGCGCCGGTCGACGGCAGCGCTGCGCCTAAACCGATCCTGAGTTCGAGCGGCAAGCCCGACCAACTTCGCTATTGCCGCTGGTCGACCCCGGCCCGCCTGATCTGCTCGGTCTACTTCATCGAATTCACCGGCGCGACGATGGTCGCCTACACCCGCCTCGTCGCAGTCAATGCCGATGGCTCGGGGCTGAAGCAGCTCACCGCCCGCGCCAATTCGGAAGCGCTCGGCGCCGCGCAGTTCGGCGGCGACATCTTGGACTGGCTGCCCGAGGATTCGGGAAGCGCCGTGCTGATGGAACGCACCTTCGTGCCCGAGGCGACTACCGGCCGCCTCGTCGCGCGCACCAGCGGCGGGCTCGGCGTCGAGCGCGTGGACACCGTGAGCCTCAAGCGCAGCACCGTCGAGCAGCCCAAGGGCAACGCGTTCGGCTATTGGACCGATGGCCATGGCGCAGTCCGCATTCTCGGCATCCGGCCCAACACGACCACCGGCTATGACGGCAACCGCCTGCTTTATTCCTATCGCCTGCCCGGCAGCCGAGACTGGCAGGATCTGAGTGAAGTCACGATCACGCCGCAGGGCACCAAAGGCTTCGTGCCGCTCGCGGTCGATCGCGCGCTCAACGCCGTCTACGGCTATGACAATCAGAACGGCCGAAGCGCACTGTACCGGATCGCGCTGGACGGGAGCATGAAGCGCGAGCTCGTATTCGAGCATGGCGTCGTCGACGTGGATAGTTTGATCCGGATCGGCCGCCAGCAGCGCGTCGTCGGCCTGTCCTACGCCACCGAGAAGCGCCGCGGGGTCTTCTTCGATCCCGAGCTCAAGGCGCTCGCAACGTCGCTGTCGAAGGCACTTCCAGGCCAGCCGATCGTGACTTTCATCGATGCCAGCGCCGACGAGAGCAAGCTCCTGCTGTTCGCGGGCGGCGACAGCGACGCCGGCAATTATTACCTGCTTGATCGCAAGACCAAGAAGATGGCCGAGGTCAGCCCGGTCCGCCCTCAGCTCGGCGGCGTCCGCCTCGCCAAGGTCACGCCGATCACCTTCCCTGCCGCGGACGGCACGATGATCCCCGGCTATCTCACGCTGCCGGCCGGGAGCGATGGTAAGAACCTCCCCGGGATCGTGATGCCGCACGGCGGCCCCGGCGCGCGCGACGAATGGGGTTTCGACTGGCTCTCGCAATATTATGCGGCGCGGGGCTTCGCGGTCCTCCAGCCCAATTTCCGCGGCTCGGCCGGCTATGGCGATGCCTGGTTTCGCAAGAACGGCTTCCAATCGTGGCAAACCGCGGTCGGCGACGTCAACGATGGAGGCCGCTGGCTGCTCAAGCAAGGCATTGCCGCGCCGGGTAAGCTCGGCATCGTCGGCTGGTCCTATGGGGGCTATGCAGCACTCCAGTCGCAGGTCCTCGATGCCGATCTGTTCAAGGCGATCGTCGCGATCGCGCCGGTCACCGATCTGGAAACGCTGCGCAAGGAATCGGAGAATTTCACCAACTACAAGCAGGTCGACGCCTTCATCGGTCGCGGGGCCCATGTCCGCGAAGGCTCGCCCGCGCAGAATGTCGATCGGATCAAGGCACCCGTGCTGCTGTTCCACGGCGACAAGGATTTGAACGTCGGCGTCGGCGAATCGCGGTTGATGGCGTCGCGGTTGCGCAGCGCGGGCAAGAAGGTCGACTATGTGGAATTCGACGGGCTCGATCACCAGCTCGAGGACGACAAGGCACGGATCCAGATGCTCGACCAGAGCGACCGCTTCCTGCGCACTGCAATGGGGCTGCCGGCGAAGCCCTGA
- the rpsD gene encoding 30S ribosomal protein S4, producing the protein MSKRHSAKHKLDRRMGENIWGRPKSPVNKREYGPGQHGQRRKGKMSDFGIQLRAKQKLKGYYGDITEKQFKKNYEDASRMKGDTSQNLIGLLETRLDMIVYRAKFAPTIFAARQLVNHGHVRVGGEKCNIGSRRIKVGEEVSLSPKAQEMALVMEAQSLAERDIPDYVVPDGASKITFTRIPTLDEVPYPVKMEPNLVVEFYSR; encoded by the coding sequence ATGTCGAAGCGTCATAGCGCGAAGCACAAGCTCGATCGCCGGATGGGCGAGAATATCTGGGGTCGTCCCAAGAGCCCGGTCAACAAGCGCGAATACGGCCCCGGCCAGCACGGCCAGCGCCGCAAGGGCAAGATGTCGGACTTCGGCATTCAGTTGCGCGCCAAGCAGAAGCTCAAGGGCTATTATGGCGACATCACCGAGAAGCAGTTCAAGAAGAACTATGAAGACGCTTCGCGGATGAAGGGCGATACCAGCCAGAATTTGATCGGCCTGCTCGAGACTCGTCTCGACATGATCGTCTATCGCGCCAAGTTCGCGCCGACGATCTTCGCCGCACGTCAGCTCGTCAACCACGGCCATGTCCGTGTCGGCGGCGAGAAGTGCAACATCGGTTCGCGCCGCATCAAGGTTGGCGAAGAAGTGTCGCTGAGCCCCAAGGCGCAGGAAATGGCGCTGGTGATGGAAGCGCAGAGCCTGGCCGAGCGTGACATTCCCGATTATGTCGTGCCGGACGGCGCTTCCAAGATCACCTTCACGCGCATCCCCACGCTCGACGAAGTGCCCTATCCGGTGAAGATGGAGCCGAACCTGGTCGTCGAATTCTACTCGCGCTGA
- a CDS encoding RNA methyltransferase: MNPVIVLVRPQLGENIGKAARAMLNFGLTEMRLVTPRDGWPNPSAGPAASGADIVLEQAQVFASVAEAVGDCAQVYATTVRKRGVTKPVVTPEEAAREVRAAPGRSAILFGPERSGLATDDVALARKILTVPINPEFGSLNLAQAVILVAYEWSKGQGLASPPTTHLEPPAPQEELEGMMAQLEGMLADTGYYYPLDRVPTIRRTLRTLLTKPSWSSQEVRTVRGVLSALAGRKQHRS, from the coding sequence GTGAACCCGGTCATCGTCCTGGTCCGGCCCCAGCTTGGCGAGAATATCGGCAAGGCGGCGCGGGCGATGCTCAATTTCGGGCTGACCGAGATGCGGCTGGTGACTCCGCGCGACGGCTGGCCCAATCCGTCGGCAGGCCCGGCGGCGAGCGGCGCGGACATCGTCCTCGAACAGGCGCAGGTCTTCGCTAGCGTGGCCGAGGCGGTCGGCGATTGCGCGCAGGTCTATGCGACCACGGTGCGCAAGCGCGGCGTGACCAAGCCGGTGGTGACGCCCGAGGAGGCAGCGCGCGAGGTTCGGGCCGCGCCGGGACGCTCGGCGATCCTGTTCGGGCCCGAGCGATCGGGGCTGGCGACCGACGATGTCGCGCTTGCACGGAAAATCCTGACCGTGCCGATCAACCCCGAATTCGGATCGCTCAATCTCGCGCAGGCTGTCATCCTCGTCGCCTATGAATGGTCGAAGGGGCAGGGGCTTGCGAGCCCGCCGACGACCCATCTCGAACCTCCGGCGCCGCAAGAAGAGCTTGAGGGGATGATGGCGCAGCTCGAGGGGATGCTCGCCGATACCGGCTATTATTACCCGCTGGATCGCGTGCCGACGATCCGCCGCACGCTGCGCACCCTGCTCACCAAGCCGAGCTGGTCTTCGCAGGAAGTGCGCACCGTGCGGGGGGTGCTCTCTGCGCTGGCGGGCCGGAAACAGCATCGCAGCTGA
- the nrdR gene encoding transcriptional regulator NrdR, with the protein MRCPFCANEDSQVKDSRPTEDGAAIRRRRQCEACAARFTTFERIQLRDLTVVKSQERREPFERDKLIRSVTLAARKRPVTAAQIERLVSGIQRQLETLGDSEIPSQRIGELVMEGLKGLDSVAYIRFASVYKDFREARDFEEFAGNVSEVGKG; encoded by the coding sequence ATGCGCTGTCCCTTTTGCGCCAATGAAGACAGTCAGGTGAAGGACAGCCGCCCCACCGAAGACGGGGCGGCGATCCGGCGCCGGCGGCAGTGCGAGGCGTGCGCGGCGCGCTTCACGACCTTCGAGCGCATCCAGTTGCGCGACCTGACGGTGGTGAAGAGCCAGGAGCGGCGCGAGCCGTTCGAGCGCGACAAGCTCATCCGATCGGTCACGCTCGCCGCGCGCAAGCGGCCGGTCACCGCAGCGCAGATCGAGCGGCTGGTCTCGGGCATCCAGCGTCAGCTGGAGACGCTGGGCGACAGCGAAATCCCGTCGCAGCGGATCGGCGAACTGGTGATGGAGGGGCTCAAGGGCCTCGATTCGGTCGCCTATATCCGCTTCGCCTCGGTCTATAAGGATTTCCGCGAGGCGCGCGACTTCGAGGAATTCGCGGGCAATGTCAGCGAGGTCGGCAAGGGGTGA
- the glyA gene encoding serine hydroxymethyltransferase, with the protein MSTNPQIAGLQPDGFFTKTLSEVDPQVFAGVRHELDREQHQIELIASENIVSKAVLEAQGSVFTNKYAEGYPGKRYYQGCHPSDEVETLAIERAKQLFNCGFVNVQPHSGAQANGAVMLALTKPGDTIMGLSLDAGGHLTHGAKAAMSGKWFNAVQYGVDPVSHLIDFDEVLAKAKEHRPKLIIAGGSAYPRIIDFAKFRAIADEVGALFMVDMAHFAGLVAGGAHPTPFGHAHVVTTTTHKTLRGPRGGMVLTDDEAIAKKINSAVFPGLQGGPLMHVIAAKAVAFGEALQPDYKRYIAAVVENAKVLAATLNERGANLVSGGTDTHLALVDLTPLGVTGRDADEALERASITCNKNGIPNDPLPPVKTSGIRVGSPAGTTRGFGAGEFREIGNMVADVLDGLRQKGEQGDAQVEAAVRERVRALCARFPIYPDA; encoded by the coding sequence ATGAGCACCAACCCGCAGATCGCCGGGCTGCAGCCCGACGGCTTCTTCACCAAGACGCTTTCCGAGGTCGATCCGCAGGTGTTCGCCGGCGTCCGCCACGAACTGGATCGCGAGCAGCACCAGATCGAACTGATCGCCAGCGAGAATATCGTCTCCAAGGCGGTGCTCGAGGCGCAGGGCTCGGTCTTCACCAACAAATATGCCGAGGGCTATCCCGGCAAGCGCTATTACCAGGGCTGCCACCCTTCGGACGAGGTGGAGACGCTGGCGATCGAGCGCGCCAAGCAATTGTTCAACTGCGGCTTCGTCAACGTCCAGCCGCATTCGGGCGCGCAGGCCAATGGCGCGGTGATGCTGGCGCTGACCAAGCCCGGCGACACGATCATGGGACTCAGCCTCGATGCCGGCGGGCACCTGACCCATGGCGCAAAGGCGGCGATGAGCGGCAAATGGTTCAACGCGGTCCAATATGGCGTCGATCCGGTCAGCCATCTGATCGATTTCGACGAGGTTCTGGCCAAGGCCAAGGAGCATCGCCCGAAACTGATCATCGCGGGCGGCTCGGCCTATCCGCGGATCATTGACTTCGCCAAGTTCCGCGCGATCGCCGATGAAGTCGGCGCACTCTTCATGGTCGATATGGCGCATTTCGCCGGTCTCGTCGCCGGCGGCGCGCATCCGACGCCGTTCGGCCACGCGCATGTCGTCACCACCACGACGCACAAGACGCTGCGGGGCCCGCGCGGCGGCATGGTGCTGACCGATGACGAGGCGATCGCCAAGAAGATCAACTCGGCCGTGTTCCCGGGGCTCCAGGGCGGGCCGCTGATGCATGTGATCGCCGCCAAGGCGGTTGCGTTCGGCGAAGCGCTGCAGCCCGATTACAAGCGCTACATCGCGGCGGTGGTCGAGAATGCCAAGGTGCTCGCCGCGACGCTGAACGAGCGCGGCGCCAACCTTGTCTCGGGCGGGACCGACACGCATCTGGCGCTGGTCGACCTGACTCCGCTTGGCGTCACCGGTCGCGACGCCGACGAGGCGCTCGAGCGTGCGTCGATCACCTGCAACAAGAACGGCATTCCCAACGATCCGCTGCCGCCGGTCAAGACCAGCGGCATCCGCGTCGGCTCCCCGGCCGGCACCACGCGCGGCTTCGGCGCGGGCGAGTTTCGCGAGATCGGCAACATGGTCGCCGACGTGCTCGACGGGCTGCGCCAGAAGGGTGAGCAGGGCGACGCCCAGGTCGAGGCCGCGGTCCGCGAGCGCGTCCGGGCGCTGTGCGCGCGCTTCCCAATCTATCCGGATGCCTGA
- the rpiB gene encoding ribose 5-phosphate isomerase B, which yields MSRRIAIASDHAAYVMKTELANWLRGLGHDLVDLGTHGPESVDYPDYGFALGQAIERGEAEIGIALCGSGIGISIAVNRNPAARCALVAEPLSASLARQHNDANVIALGARLIGTEMAQACISAFLETEFLGDRHARRVDKLSQRSPS from the coding sequence ATGTCGCGCCGCATCGCCATTGCCTCGGATCATGCCGCTTACGTCATGAAGACCGAACTTGCCAATTGGTTGCGTGGCTTGGGCCATGATCTGGTCGATCTCGGCACGCACGGCCCCGAAAGCGTCGATTATCCCGATTACGGCTTTGCCCTGGGCCAGGCGATCGAACGCGGCGAGGCGGAGATCGGCATCGCCTTGTGCGGCTCGGGGATCGGCATCTCCATCGCAGTCAACCGCAATCCCGCCGCGCGTTGCGCGCTGGTCGCCGAGCCGCTGTCCGCCAGCCTTGCCCGGCAGCATAATGACGCCAACGTCATCGCGCTCGGCGCCCGCCTGATCGGGACCGAGATGGCGCAGGCGTGCATCAGCGCCTTTCTGGAAACCGAATTCCTGGGCGACCGCCACGCGCGGCGCGTCGACAAACTCAGCCAAAGGAGCCCGTCATGA
- a CDS encoding LytTR family transcriptional regulator DNA-binding domain-containing protein encodes MLFARTASPDRREAAPGKSGFANRAGDFAKRVRLDRAPPGFPILWIACAAAAGLMIVTGGFRTGELPLAQRALFWILLMGWNAAKWQSWFLLTVRKPADWPRASLLGTLLLNLPLPLEIGLCGRLVGLSMRAGPWETWGRALAISFLIVAVAGLVSWTVLRRAGSQEKGEVEDGLLARARILPDSLASIQAEDHYCRVRGRDGETALVHYRFGDALAEVAGINGARVHRGAWVAAQAVLGARRQGRRWRLLLADGSDLAVSATYLGEARRRGWLHPPPRRMN; translated from the coding sequence ATGCTCTTCGCCCGGACCGCATCGCCAGACCGTCGCGAGGCCGCGCCCGGCAAGTCCGGTTTCGCGAATCGCGCAGGCGACTTCGCGAAACGCGTCCGGCTTGATCGGGCGCCGCCGGGTTTCCCGATCCTGTGGATCGCCTGCGCGGCCGCGGCGGGGCTGATGATCGTGACCGGCGGCTTCCGCACCGGCGAGCTGCCGCTGGCGCAGCGCGCGCTGTTCTGGATCTTGCTGATGGGCTGGAACGCGGCCAAATGGCAGAGCTGGTTCCTCCTGACCGTCCGCAAGCCGGCCGACTGGCCGCGCGCGTCGCTGTTGGGGACTTTGCTGCTCAACCTGCCCTTACCGCTCGAGATCGGGCTGTGCGGGCGGCTGGTGGGTCTGTCGATGCGGGCAGGGCCTTGGGAAACCTGGGGGCGCGCGCTGGCAATCTCTTTCCTGATCGTGGCCGTGGCGGGGCTCGTCAGCTGGACCGTGCTGCGGCGTGCGGGATCGCAGGAAAAGGGCGAGGTGGAGGATGGCCTGCTGGCGCGCGCCCGGATCCTCCCCGATAGCCTCGCTTCCATCCAGGCGGAGGATCATTATTGCCGGGTGCGCGGTCGCGACGGCGAGACCGCTCTGGTCCATTATCGCTTCGGCGATGCGCTGGCCGAGGTGGCGGGTATCAATGGCGCCCGGGTGCATCGGGGCGCCTGGGTGGCGGCGCAGGCGGTGCTCGGAGCGCGTCGCCAGGGCCGGCGCTGGCGGCTGCTGCTTGCCGACGGGAGCGATCTGGCGGTCAGCGCGACCTATTTGGGGGAAGCTCGGCGGCGGGGCTGGTTGCACCCGCCGCCTCGCCGGATGAATTAG